A genome region from Triticum aestivum cultivar Chinese Spring chromosome 2B, IWGSC CS RefSeq v2.1, whole genome shotgun sequence includes the following:
- the LOC123044228 gene encoding protein STRICTOSIDINE SYNTHASE-LIKE 4-like, producing MAPGGFFGTAAVAVVLSLAVHVAFHCPIQPLPSPPSPARLPPNNLLQGLEKLGEGRLSGPEDVYIDAAAGGTLYTATRDGWLQRMQPNGSWEQWRFVGGTDLLGIAPSADGSMLVCDAHKGLLKAEEGRVTILASTVEGSTIRFADAVIEASDGAVYFSDGSARFGFGEWFLDYLEARPTGRLLKYDPGTGKASVALDNLAFANGVALSRDEAFLVVCESWGFRCSKLWLKGDKAGQKETFVDNLPGSPDSIHLAPDGSFWIALLQLRSPWMDLITRWTLTKRVVASIPALHEPIKATAKGAMVAQVSEDGEIIRVLDDSQGKVIHFITSVSEFDGHLFLGSLSTNFLGKLSLAKVPQVQAAVSS from the exons ATGGCGCCGGGCGGTTTCTTCGGCACGGCGGCGGTGGCCGTGGTCCTGTCGCTGGCGGTCCACGTCGCGTTCCACTGCCCCATCCAGCcgctcccgtcgccgccgtcgcccgcgcggCTCCCTCCCAATAACCTCCTCCAG GGGCTGGAGAAGCTCGGGGAAGGGCGGCTGAGCGGGCCGGAGGACGTCTACATCGACGCGGCGGCGGGCGGGACGCTGTACACGGCGACGAGGGACGGGTGGCTGCAGAGGATGCAGCCCAACGGGTCGTGGGAGCAGTGGCGGTTCGTCGGGGGCACGGACCTGCTCGGGATCGCGCCCTCCGCCGACGGCAGCATGCTCGTCTGCGACGCTCACAAG GGATTACTTAAAGCTGAGGAGGGTCGCGTGACCATTCTTGCATCCACGGTCGAAGGGTCCACGATCAGGTTTGCCGACGCCGTGATAGAGGCGTCCGACGGCGCGGTCTACTTCAGCGACGGGAGCGCCAGGTTCGGCTTCGGCGAGTGGTTCCTCGACTACCTCGAGGCCCGCCCCACCGGCCGGCTCCTCAAGTACGACCCCGGCACCGGCAAGGCGTCCGTCGCGCTCGACAATCTTGCCTTCGCCAACGGCGTCGCCCTGTCGCGGGACGAGGCCTTCCTCGTCGTCTGCGAGTCCTGGGG GTTCAGATGCTCCAAGCTGTGGCTGAAAGGCGACAAGGCTGGCCAGAAGGAGACCTTCGTCGACAACCTTCCGGGGTCTCCGGATAGCATCCATCTAGCACCAGACGGCTCCTTCTGGATCGCCCTTCTCCAG CTAAGGTCGCCATGGATGGACCTGATCACCCGCTGGACCTTGACCAAGAGGGTCGTCGCGTCGATCCCGGCGCTTCACGAACCCATCAAGGCGACGGCAAAGGGAGCGATGGTGGCTCAGGTGTCGGAGGACGGTGAGATCATCCGTGTGCTCGACGACTCCCAAGGGAAGGTGATCCACTTCATCACTTCCGTGTCGGAGTTCGATGGGCATCTGTTCTTGGGAAGCCTTTCCACGaacttcctggggaagctgtctcTGGCGAAGGTGCCACAGGTGCAGGCGGCAGTTTCATCCTAG